CGCTCGGCGCGCGGGCGCGAGTGGAAAGCGCCGTCGTGCGCTTCATCGACGAAGTGTTCGACGACCCCGACGTCGGCATTTTCTTTTCGACGGCGGCGACGGAAGAAGGCGAGCGGCTGAACGTGCTGATCGAGCGGATGGTGCGCCCGTATCACGACGTGCTCGTGCCGCTTTTCGCCGATGCCGCGAAGCAAGGCGAGTTGAAGGTCAAGGATGCCAGCGTGATGGTTTTCATGCTGCTGAACGCGATCAGCAAGACGGTCGCGTACAGCCATGTGATGCGGGCGTTCTCGTCGCTGCCCGACCATGAGAAGAAGTTCAAGCGCACGGTGCTGGAGACGGCGCTCGGCATGCTGGCCTAGAGCCAGCGCGGCGCTTCAGGCGATGGCCGTGCGCCTTGCCTGATACAACGTTTCCCGTTCCAGCAGATCCAGCAGCGCGATGACGCGCTGCCGCTGCGTCGTCACCAGATCGTAGGTTTGCGC
This Paraburkholderia sabiae DNA region includes the following protein-coding sequences:
- a CDS encoding TetR/AcrR family transcriptional regulator, whose amino-acid sequence is MKDVMAAAETHKETKRARGRPASSASVGPDAILRNARKTFGKRGFEATSVREIARDSGVDAALVAHHFGSKETLWLAVVEQIADQMAPMIDATAALRTSPLGARARVESAVVRFIDEVFDDPDVGIFFSTAATEEGERLNVLIERMVRPYHDVLVPLFADAAKQGELKVKDASVMVFMLLNAISKTVAYSHVMRAFSSLPDHEKKFKRTVLETALGMLA